In Humulus lupulus chromosome 7, drHumLupu1.1, whole genome shotgun sequence, the following are encoded in one genomic region:
- the LOC133789221 gene encoding G-type lectin S-receptor-like serine/threonine-protein kinase At4g27290 isoform X2, translating to MSLKIMEFLSFMVTFVVLRLSLCRTTLASLATIRPSEFMRDNTTLVSTEGLFELGFFSPGSSKNHYLGIWYKNISVQTVVWVANRCEPINDSSGSLTIDDTGNLVLYGQNKMVVWSTNSTKQAREPLVQLLDNGNLVLRDEKDENTENYLWESFDYPTDMNLPGSKFGWDLRRGLNRRLSAWKSWDDPCDGDLTYGIELDERHHTYPQLIIRKGSAKFYRIGSWNGIRFSGYPEVKRENTIFDYGFVYNDDEVYYVYDLKGKSVISKMVMNETSVITRGVLNQTKRVGEVLVWIESKKIWETNSSVPKDECDVYGICGANSVCVITNNPVCQCLKSFKPKNQENWKERSWSEGCVRNNPLNCHDKEKDGFIRFSNLKVPDTEYTWVNKSMDLEECRVKCLSNCSCMAYTNLDIREKGSGCVLWFGDLFDIREYQLGGQDIYIRMLASEIVNHEKARSDRKVKVERTLIITALIVGLVGGMFIVGFYIRRRRYSYETNESQNDDLELPLFDLHTIDTATNYFSENNKLGEGGFGPVYKGTLEGGQEIAVKRLSMSSGQGVDEFKNEIKLIAKLQHRNLVKIFGYCIYREMKLLIYEYMSNKSLDYFIFDERKRNLLEWPTRFQIVCGIAKGLLYLHHDSRLRIIHRDLKASNVLLDEDMNPKISDFGLARTFGGDQIEGNTNKIVGTYGYMAPEYASNGLFSTKSDVFSFGTLMLEIVSGKKSRGLYDEDSILNLTGLAWTLMKEGNAFMFIDKCLLRDPYDNMEEALRCIHIGLLCVQQKPIDRPNMSSVILMLSGEKVLPQPKPPAYFTNTDLWEGYHSPFSMTPSCNTSITAVEAR from the exons ATGAGCTTGAAAATAATGGAGTTCCTTTCTTTTATGGTTACCTTTGTTGTTTTGAGACTTTCTCTATGTAGAACAACGTTAGCTTCGCTTGCTACCATTAGACCTTCAGAATTTATGAGAGATAACACAACTTTGGTATCTACAGAAGGACTTTTTGAACTGGGATTCTTTTCTCCAGGCAGTTCAAAGAATCATTATCTGGGAATTTGGTATAAGAACATCTCAGTTCAAACTGTTGTTTGGGTTGCAAACAGGTGTGAACCGATCAACGATTCATCTGGCTCATTGACTATAGACGACACAGGAAATCTTGTGCTTTATGGACAGAATAAGATGGTCGTTTGGTCTACGAACTCAACGAAACAAGCCCGGGAACCACTGGTTCAGCTCTTGGATAATGGTAACTTGGTTTTGAGAGATGAGAAAGATGAGAATACAGAGAACTATTTGTGGGAAAGTTTTGATTATCCTACTGATATGAACCTGCCTGGATCGAAATTTGGATGGGACTTAAGGAGAGGTCTCAATAGGCGTTTATCAGCATGGAAGAGTTGGGATGACCCCTGTGATGGAGATTTGACTTATGGGATTGAGCTTGATGAACGACACCACACATACCCTCAACTAATTATCCGTAAAGGGTCTGCAAAATTCTATCGAATTGGGTCATGGAATGGCATACGTTTCAGCGGATATCCTGAAGTGAAGAGGGAAAACACCATTTTCGACTACGGGTTTGTGTACAACGATGATGAAGTTTACTATGTTTACGACCTCAAAGGTAAGTCAGTGATCTCAAAAATGGTCATGAACGAAACGTCAGTGATCACAAGAGGGGtcctcaaccaaacaaaaagggTGGGAGAAGTCTTGGTATGGATAGAATCAAAGAAAATTTGGGAGACCAATAGCTCAGTTCCAAAAGATGAGTGTGATGTCTATGGCATATGTGGAGCTAATTCAGTATGTGTCATAACAAATAATCCAGTTTGCCAATGCCTAAAAAGTTTTAAACCTAAGAATCAAGAAAATTGGAAGGAGAGGTCCTGGTCAGAAGGGTGTGTGAGGAACAATCCTTTGAACTGCCATGATAAGGAGAAAGATGGGTTCATTAGATTTTCTAACTTGAAAGTGCCTGATACTGAATATACTTGGGTGAATAAGAGTATGGATCTAGAGGAATGCAGGGTTAAATGCTTGAGCAATTGCTCTTGTATGGCTTATACAAACTTAGATATCAGGGAAAAAGGCAGTGGTTGCGTGCTCTGGTTTGGAGATCTTTTTGACATAAGAGAATATCAGTTGGGAGGACAAGATATATATATTCGAATGTTGGCTTCTGAAATAG TTAATCATGAAAAAGCAAGATCTGATCGTAAGGTCAAAGTGGAGAGAACATTGATAATTACAGCTCTCATCGTCGGATTAGTTGGTGGCATGTTTATAGTTGGCTTTTACATTCGCAGGAGGAGATACTCTTATG AGACAAACGAAAGCCAAAATGATGACTTGGAGCTTCCATTATTTGACCTACATACAATAGATACTGCCACTAATTATTTTTCAGAGAATAATAAACTTGGAGAGGGTGGTTTTGGACCTGTATACAAA GGTACACTGGAAGGAGGTCAAGAAATTGCTGTGAAGAGGCTATCAATGTCTTCTGGACAAGGAGTCGATGAGTTCAAAAATGAAATTAAGTTAATTGCTAAGCTTCAACATCGAAATCTTGTTAAGATATTTGGTTATTGCATTTATAGGGAAATGAAACTATTGATTTATGAGTACATGTCCAACAAAAGTCTTGACTATTTCATTTTTG ATGAAAGGAAACGCAATCTATTAGAATGGCCTACGCGCTTCCAGATTGTATGTGGAATTGCTAAGGGGCTTCTCTATCTTCATCATGATTCTAGATTGAGAATTATACATCGAGATCTCAAAGCTAGTAATGTTTTACTTGATGAGGACATGAATCCCAAAATTTCAGACTTTGGCTTGGCAAGAACTTTTGGTGGAGACCAAATAGAAGGAAACACAAACAAAATAGTTGGAACTTA TGGTTATATGGCTCCAGAATATGCTTCCAATGGCTTATTCTCAACAAAATCTGACGTATTTAGCTTTGGCACATTGATGCTTGAAATCGTAAGTGGAAAGAAAAGTAGAGGCCTGTACGATGAAGATAGCATTCTTAATCTCACTGGATTG GCATGGACTTTGATGAAAGAAGGCAACGCATTTATGTTTATTGATAAGTGCTTGTTAAGAGATCCATACGACAACATGGAAGAAGCATTGCGTTGCATCCACATTGGTCTCTTGTGTGTGCAACAAAAACCTATTGATAGGCCTAATATGTCTTCTGTTATTCTAATGTTGAGCGGTGAGAAAGTGTTACCTCAACCCAAACCACCAGCCTATTTCACCAACACAGATTTGTGGGAGGGATATCATTCCCCCTTTTCTATGACACCATCATGCAATACAAGCATAACAGCTGTCGAGGCTCGATGA
- the LOC133789221 gene encoding G-type lectin S-receptor-like serine/threonine-protein kinase At4g27290 isoform X1, whose amino-acid sequence MSLKIMEFLSFMVTFVVLRLSLCRTTLASLATIRPSEFMRDNTTLVSTEGLFELGFFSPGSSKNHYLGIWYKNISVQTVVWVANRCEPINDSSGSLTIDDTGNLVLYGQNKMVVWSTNSTKQAREPLVQLLDNGNLVLRDEKDENTENYLWESFDYPTDMNLPGSKFGWDLRRGLNRRLSAWKSWDDPCDGDLTYGIELDERHHTYPQLIIRKGSAKFYRIGSWNGIRFSGYPEVKRENTIFDYGFVYNDDEVYYVYDLKGKSVISKMVMNETSVITRGVLNQTKRVGEVLVWIESKKIWETNSSVPKDECDVYGICGANSVCVITNNPVCQCLKSFKPKNQENWKERSWSEGCVRNNPLNCHDKEKDGFIRFSNLKVPDTEYTWVNKSMDLEECRVKCLSNCSCMAYTNLDIREKGSGCVLWFGDLFDIREYQLGGQDIYIRMLASEIVNHEKARTDRKVKVERALIITAIIVGLVGGMFLVGFYIRRRIYSYETNESQNDDLELPLFDLHTIDTATNYFSENNKLGEGGFGPVYKGTLEGGQEIAVKRLSMSSGQGVDEFKNEIKLIAKLQHRNLVKIFGYCIDREMKLLIYEYMSNKSLDYFIFDERKHNLLEWPTRFQIVCGIAKGLLYLHHDSRLRIIHRDLKASNILLDEDMNPKISDFGLARSFGGEQIEGNTNKIVGTYGYLAPEYASNGLFSTKSDVFSFGTLMLEIVSGKKSRGLYDEDSILNLTGLAWTLMKEGNAFMFIDKCLLRDPNDNMEEALRCIHIGLLCVQQKPIDRPNMSSVILMLSGEKVLPQPKPPAYFTNTDLWEGYHSPFSKTPSCNTSITAVEAR is encoded by the exons ATGAGCTTGAAAATAATGGAGTTCCTTTCTTTTATGGTTACCTTTGTTGTTTTGAGACTTTCTCTATGTAGAACAACGTTAGCTTCGCTTGCTACCATTAGACCTTCAGAATTTATGAGAGATAACACAACTTTGGTATCTACAGAAGGACTTTTTGAACTGGGATTCTTTTCTCCAGGCAGTTCAAAGAATCATTATCTGGGAATTTGGTATAAGAACATCTCAGTTCAAACTGTTGTTTGGGTTGCAAACAGGTGTGAACCGATCAACGATTCATCTGGCTCATTGACTATAGACGACACAGGAAATCTTGTGCTTTATGGACAGAATAAGATGGTCGTTTGGTCTACGAACTCAACGAAACAAGCCCGGGAACCACTGGTTCAGCTCTTGGATAATGGTAACTTGGTTTTGAGAGATGAGAAAGATGAGAATACAGAGAACTATTTGTGGGAAAGTTTTGATTATCCTACTGATATGAACCTGCCTGGATCGAAATTTGGATGGGACTTAAGGAGAGGTCTCAATAGGCGTTTATCAGCATGGAAGAGTTGGGATGACCCCTGTGATGGAGATTTGACTTATGGGATTGAGCTTGATGAACGACACCACACATACCCTCAACTAATTATCCGTAAAGGGTCTGCAAAATTCTATCGAATTGGGTCATGGAATGGCATACGTTTCAGCGGATATCCTGAAGTGAAGAGGGAAAACACCATTTTCGACTACGGGTTTGTGTACAACGATGATGAAGTTTACTATGTTTACGACCTCAAAGGTAAGTCAGTGATCTCAAAAATGGTCATGAACGAAACGTCAGTGATCACAAGAGGGGtcctcaaccaaacaaaaagggTGGGAGAAGTCTTGGTATGGATAGAATCAAAGAAAATTTGGGAGACCAATAGCTCAGTTCCAAAAGATGAGTGTGATGTCTATGGCATATGTGGAGCTAATTCAGTATGTGTCATAACAAATAATCCAGTTTGCCAATGCCTAAAAAGTTTTAAACCTAAGAATCAAGAAAATTGGAAGGAGAGGTCCTGGTCAGAAGGGTGTGTGAGGAACAATCCTTTGAACTGCCATGATAAGGAGAAAGATGGGTTCATTAGATTTTCTAACTTGAAAGTGCCTGATACTGAATATACTTGGGTGAATAAGAGTATGGATCTAGAGGAATGCAGGGTTAAATGCTTGAGCAATTGCTCTTGTATGGCTTATACAAACTTAGATATCAGGGAAAAAGGCAGTGGTTGCGTGCTCTGGTTTGGAGATCTTTTTGACATAAGAGAATATCAGTTGGGAGGACAAGATATATATATTCGAATGTTGGCTTCTGAAATAG TTAATCATGAAAAAGCAAGAACTGATCGTAAGGTCAAGGTGGAGAGAGCATTGATAATTACAGCTATCATCGTCGGATTAGTTGGTGGCATGTTTCTAGTTGGCTTTTACATTCGCAGGAGGATATACTCTTATG AGACAAACGAAAGCCAAAATGATGATTTGGAGCTTCCATTATTTGACCTACATACAATAGATACTGCCACTAATTATTTTTCAGAGAATAATAAACTTGGAGAGGGTGGTTTTGGACCTGTATACAAA GGTACACTGGAAGGAGGTCAAGAAATTGCTGTGAAGAGGCTATCAATGTCTTCTGGACAAGGAGTCGATGAGTTCAAAAATGAAATTAAGTTAATTGCTAAGCTTCAACATCGAAATCTTGTAAAGATATTTGGTTATTGCATTGATAGGGAAATGAAACTATTGATTTATGAGTACATGTCCAACAAAAGCCTTGACTATTTCATTTTTG ATGAAAGGAAACACAATCTATTAGAATGGCCTACGCGCTTCCAGATTGTGTGTGGAATTGCTAAGGGGCTTCTCTATCTTCATCATGATTCTAGATTGAGAATTATACATCGAGATCTCAAAGCTAGTAATATTTTACTTGATGAGGACATGAATCCCAAAATTTCAGACTTTGGCTTGGCTAGATCTTTTGGTGGAGAGCAAATAGAAGGAAACACAAACAAAATAGTTGGAACTTA TGGTTATTTGGCTCCAGAATATGCTTCTAATGGCTTATTCTCAACAAAATCTGACGTATTTAGTTTTGGCACATTGATGCTTGAAATCGTAAGTGGAAAGAAAAGTAGAGGCTTGTACGATGAAGATAGCATTCTTAACCTCACTGGATTG GCATGGACTTTGATGAAAGAAGGCAACGCATTTATGTTTATTGATAAGTGCTTGTTAAGAGATCCAAACGACAACATGGAAGAAGCATTGCGTTGCATCCACATCGGTCTCTTGTGTGTGCAACAAAAACCTATTGATAGGCCTAATATGTCTTCTGTTATTCTAATGTTGAGCGGTGAGAAAGTGTTGCCTCAACCCAAACCACCAGCCTATTTCACCAACACAGATTTGTGGGAGGGATATCATTCCCCCTTTTCTAAGACACCATCATGCAATACAAGCATAACAGCTGTCGAGGCGCGATGA
- the LOC133789221 gene encoding G-type lectin S-receptor-like serine/threonine-protein kinase At4g27290 isoform X3 — translation MSLKIMEFLFFLVSFVVLRLSLSRTTLAVLVTIRPSEFMRDNTTLVSREEGLFELGFFSPGSSKNHYLGIWYKNFSVQTVVWVANRCEPISDSSGSLTIDDTGNLVLYGQNKRVAWSTNSTKQAQEPLVQLLDNGNLVLRDEKDENTENYLWESFDYPTDTVLPGMKFGWDLRRGLNRRLSAWKSWDDPCDGNFTYGMELDERHHTYPQLIMRKGSAKFFRAGSWNGISFSGHPDARRENALFEYGFVYNDDEVYYVYDLKGKSVISKMVMNETSVITRGVLNQTKSVAEVLVWIESKKIWETNSSVPKDECDVYGTCGVNSVCVKTNNPVCQCLKRFKPKNQENWKENSWSEGCVRNNPLSCHDKEKDGFIRFSNLKVPDTEYTWVNKSMDLEECRVKCLSNCSCMAYTNLDIRQKGSGCVLWFGDLFDIREFQLGGQDLYIRMSASEIVNHEKARTDRKVKVERALIITAIIVGLVGGMFLVGFYIRRRIYSYETNESQNDDLELPLFDLHTIDTATNYFSENNKLGEGGFGPVYKGTLEGGQEIAVKRLSMSSGQGVDEFKNEIKLIAKLQHRNLVKIFGYCIDREMKLLIYEYMSNKSLDYFIFDERKHNLLEWPTRFQIVCGIAKGLLYLHHDSRLRIIHRDLKASNILLDEDMNPKISDFGLARSFGGEQIEGNTNKIVGTYGYLAPEYASNGLFSTKSDVFSFGTLMLEIVSGKKSRGLYDEDSILNLTGLAWTLMKEGNAFMFIDKCLLRDPNDNMEEALRCIHIGLLCVQQKPIDRPNMSSVILMLSGEKVLPQPKPPAYFTNTDLWEGYHSPFSKTPSCNTSITAVEAR, via the exons ATGAGCTTGAAAATAATGGAGTTCCTTTTTTTTCTGGTGAGCTTTGTTGTTTTGAGACTTTCATTATCTAGAACAACGTTAGCTGTGCTTGTTACCATTAGACCTTCAGAATTTATGAGAGATAACACAACTTTGGTATCTAGAGAAGAAGGACTTTTTGAACTGGGATTCTTTTCTCCAGGCAGTTCAAAGAATCATTATCTGGGAATTTGGTATAAGAACTTCTCAGTTCAAACTGTTGTTTGGGTGGCAAACAGGTGTGAACCGATCAGCGATTCATCTGGCTCATTGACTATAGACGACACAGGAAATCTTGTGCTTTATGGACAGAATAAGAGGGTCGCTTGGTCTACGAACTCAACGAAACAAGCCCAGGAACCACTGGTTCAGCTCTTGGATAATGGTAACTTGGTTTTGAGAGATGAGAAAGATGAAAATACAGAGAACTATTTGTGGGAAAGTTTTGATTATCCTACTGATACGGTCCTGCCCGGAATGAAATTTGGATGGGACTTGAGGAGAGGTCTCAATAGGCGTTTATCAGCATGGAAGAGTTGGGATGACCCCTGTGATGGAAATTTCACGTATGGGATGGAGCTTGATGAACGACACCACACATACCCTCAACTAATTATGCGAAAAGGGTCTGCAAAATTTTTTCGAGCTGGGTCATGGAATGGCATAAGTTTCAGCGGACATCCTGATGCGAGGAGGGAAAACGCACTTTTCGAGTACGGGTTTGTGTACAACGATGATGAAGTTTACTATGTTTACGACCTCAAAGGTAAGTCAGTGATCTCAAAAATGGTCATGAACGAAACGTCAGTGATCACAAGAGGGGtcctcaaccaaacaaaaagtgTGGCAGAAGTCTTGGTATGGATAGAATCAAAGAAAATTTGGGAGACCAATAGCTCCGTTCCAAAAGATGAGTGTGATGTTTATGGCACATGTGGAGTTAATTCAGTATGTGTCAAAACAAATAATCCAGTTTGCCAATGTCTAAAACGTTTTAAGcctaaaaatcaagaaaattggAAGGAGAATTCCTGGTCAGAAGGGTGCGTGAGGAACAATCCTTTGAGCTGCCATGATAAGGAGAAAGATGGGTTCATTAGATTTTCTAACTTGAAAGTGCCTGATACTGAATATACTTGGGTGAATAAGAGTATGGATCTAGAGGAATGCAGGGTTAAATGCTTGAGCAATTGCTCTTGTATGGCTTATACAAACTTAGATATCAGGCAAAAAGGCAGTGGCTGTGTGCTCTGGTTTGGAGATCTTTTTGACATTAGAGAATTTCAGTTGGGAGGACAAGATCTATATATTCGAATGTCGGCTTCTGAAATAG TTAATCATGAAAAAGCAAGAACTGATCGTAAGGTCAAGGTGGAGAGAGCATTGATAATTACAGCTATCATCGTCGGATTAGTTGGTGGCATGTTTCTAGTTGGCTTTTACATTCGCAGGAGGATATACTCTTATG AGACAAACGAAAGCCAAAATGATGATTTGGAGCTTCCATTATTTGACCTACATACAATAGATACTGCCACTAATTATTTTTCAGAGAATAATAAACTTGGAGAGGGTGGTTTTGGACCTGTATACAAA GGTACACTGGAAGGAGGTCAAGAAATTGCTGTGAAGAGGCTATCAATGTCTTCTGGACAAGGAGTCGATGAGTTCAAAAATGAAATTAAGTTAATTGCTAAGCTTCAACATCGAAATCTTGTAAAGATATTTGGTTATTGCATTGATAGGGAAATGAAACTATTGATTTATGAGTACATGTCCAACAAAAGCCTTGACTATTTCATTTTTG ATGAAAGGAAACACAATCTATTAGAATGGCCTACGCGCTTCCAGATTGTGTGTGGAATTGCTAAGGGGCTTCTCTATCTTCATCATGATTCTAGATTGAGAATTATACATCGAGATCTCAAAGCTAGTAATATTTTACTTGATGAGGACATGAATCCCAAAATTTCAGACTTTGGCTTGGCTAGATCTTTTGGTGGAGAGCAAATAGAAGGAAACACAAACAAAATAGTTGGAACTTA TGGTTATTTGGCTCCAGAATATGCTTCTAATGGCTTATTCTCAACAAAATCTGACGTATTTAGTTTTGGCACATTGATGCTTGAAATCGTAAGTGGAAAGAAAAGTAGAGGCTTGTACGATGAAGATAGCATTCTTAACCTCACTGGATTG GCATGGACTTTGATGAAAGAAGGCAACGCATTTATGTTTATTGATAAGTGCTTGTTAAGAGATCCAAACGACAACATGGAAGAAGCATTGCGTTGCATCCACATCGGTCTCTTGTGTGTGCAACAAAAACCTATTGATAGGCCTAATATGTCTTCTGTTATTCTAATGTTGAGCGGTGAGAAAGTGTTGCCTCAACCCAAACCACCAGCCTATTTCACCAACACAGATTTGTGGGAGGGATATCATTCCCCCTTTTCTAAGACACCATCATGCAATACAAGCATAACAGCTGTCGAGGCGCGATGA
- the LOC133789221 gene encoding G-type lectin S-receptor-like serine/threonine-protein kinase At4g27290 isoform X4 translates to MSLKIMEFLFFLVSFVVLRLSLSRTTLAVLVTIRPSEFMRDNTTLVSREEGLFELGFFSPGSSKNHYLGIWYKNFSVQTVVWVANRCEPISDSSGSLTIDDTGNLVLYGQNKRVAWSTNSTKQAQEPLVQLLDNGNLVLRDEKDENTENYLWESFDYPTDTVLPGMKFGWDLRRGLNRRLSAWKSWDDPCDGNFTYGMELDERHHTYPQLIMRKGSAKFFRAGSWNGISFSGHPDARRENALFEYGFVYNDDEVYYVYDLKGKSVISKMVMNETSVITRGVLNQTKSVAEVLVWIESKKIWETNSSVPKDECDVYGTCGVNSVCVKTNNPVCQCLKRFKPKNQENWKENSWSEGCVRNNPLSCHDKEKDGFIRFSNLKVPDTEYTWVNKSMDLEECRVKCLSNCSCMAYTNLDIRQKGSGCVLWFGDLFDIREFQLGGQDLYIRMSASEIARTDRKVKVERALIITAIIVGLVGGMFLVGFYIRRRIYSYETNESQNDDLELPLFDLHTIDTATNYFSENNKLGEGGFGPVYKGTLEGGQEIAVKRLSMSSGQGVDEFKNEIKLIAKLQHRNLVKIFGYCIDREMKLLIYEYMSNKSLDYFIFDERKHNLLEWPTRFQIVCGIAKGLLYLHHDSRLRIIHRDLKASNILLDEDMNPKISDFGLARSFGGEQIEGNTNKIVGTYGYLAPEYASNGLFSTKSDVFSFGTLMLEIVSGKKSRGLYDEDSILNLTGLAWTLMKEGNAFMFIDKCLLRDPNDNMEEALRCIHIGLLCVQQKPIDRPNMSSVILMLSGEKVLPQPKPPAYFTNTDLWEGYHSPFSKTPSCNTSITAVEAR, encoded by the exons ATGAGCTTGAAAATAATGGAGTTCCTTTTTTTTCTGGTGAGCTTTGTTGTTTTGAGACTTTCATTATCTAGAACAACGTTAGCTGTGCTTGTTACCATTAGACCTTCAGAATTTATGAGAGATAACACAACTTTGGTATCTAGAGAAGAAGGACTTTTTGAACTGGGATTCTTTTCTCCAGGCAGTTCAAAGAATCATTATCTGGGAATTTGGTATAAGAACTTCTCAGTTCAAACTGTTGTTTGGGTGGCAAACAGGTGTGAACCGATCAGCGATTCATCTGGCTCATTGACTATAGACGACACAGGAAATCTTGTGCTTTATGGACAGAATAAGAGGGTCGCTTGGTCTACGAACTCAACGAAACAAGCCCAGGAACCACTGGTTCAGCTCTTGGATAATGGTAACTTGGTTTTGAGAGATGAGAAAGATGAAAATACAGAGAACTATTTGTGGGAAAGTTTTGATTATCCTACTGATACGGTCCTGCCCGGAATGAAATTTGGATGGGACTTGAGGAGAGGTCTCAATAGGCGTTTATCAGCATGGAAGAGTTGGGATGACCCCTGTGATGGAAATTTCACGTATGGGATGGAGCTTGATGAACGACACCACACATACCCTCAACTAATTATGCGAAAAGGGTCTGCAAAATTTTTTCGAGCTGGGTCATGGAATGGCATAAGTTTCAGCGGACATCCTGATGCGAGGAGGGAAAACGCACTTTTCGAGTACGGGTTTGTGTACAACGATGATGAAGTTTACTATGTTTACGACCTCAAAGGTAAGTCAGTGATCTCAAAAATGGTCATGAACGAAACGTCAGTGATCACAAGAGGGGtcctcaaccaaacaaaaagtgTGGCAGAAGTCTTGGTATGGATAGAATCAAAGAAAATTTGGGAGACCAATAGCTCCGTTCCAAAAGATGAGTGTGATGTTTATGGCACATGTGGAGTTAATTCAGTATGTGTCAAAACAAATAATCCAGTTTGCCAATGTCTAAAACGTTTTAAGcctaaaaatcaagaaaattggAAGGAGAATTCCTGGTCAGAAGGGTGCGTGAGGAACAATCCTTTGAGCTGCCATGATAAGGAGAAAGATGGGTTCATTAGATTTTCTAACTTGAAAGTGCCTGATACTGAATATACTTGGGTGAATAAGAGTATGGATCTAGAGGAATGCAGGGTTAAATGCTTGAGCAATTGCTCTTGTATGGCTTATACAAACTTAGATATCAGGCAAAAAGGCAGTGGCTGTGTGCTCTGGTTTGGAGATCTTTTTGACATTAGAGAATTTCAGTTGGGAGGACAAGATCTATATATTCGAATGTCGGCTTCTGAAATAG CAAGAACTGATCGTAAGGTCAAGGTGGAGAGAGCATTGATAATTACAGCTATCATCGTCGGATTAGTTGGTGGCATGTTTCTAGTTGGCTTTTACATTCGCAGGAGGATATACTCTTATG AGACAAACGAAAGCCAAAATGATGATTTGGAGCTTCCATTATTTGACCTACATACAATAGATACTGCCACTAATTATTTTTCAGAGAATAATAAACTTGGAGAGGGTGGTTTTGGACCTGTATACAAA GGTACACTGGAAGGAGGTCAAGAAATTGCTGTGAAGAGGCTATCAATGTCTTCTGGACAAGGAGTCGATGAGTTCAAAAATGAAATTAAGTTAATTGCTAAGCTTCAACATCGAAATCTTGTAAAGATATTTGGTTATTGCATTGATAGGGAAATGAAACTATTGATTTATGAGTACATGTCCAACAAAAGCCTTGACTATTTCATTTTTG ATGAAAGGAAACACAATCTATTAGAATGGCCTACGCGCTTCCAGATTGTGTGTGGAATTGCTAAGGGGCTTCTCTATCTTCATCATGATTCTAGATTGAGAATTATACATCGAGATCTCAAAGCTAGTAATATTTTACTTGATGAGGACATGAATCCCAAAATTTCAGACTTTGGCTTGGCTAGATCTTTTGGTGGAGAGCAAATAGAAGGAAACACAAACAAAATAGTTGGAACTTA TGGTTATTTGGCTCCAGAATATGCTTCTAATGGCTTATTCTCAACAAAATCTGACGTATTTAGTTTTGGCACATTGATGCTTGAAATCGTAAGTGGAAAGAAAAGTAGAGGCTTGTACGATGAAGATAGCATTCTTAACCTCACTGGATTG GCATGGACTTTGATGAAAGAAGGCAACGCATTTATGTTTATTGATAAGTGCTTGTTAAGAGATCCAAACGACAACATGGAAGAAGCATTGCGTTGCATCCACATCGGTCTCTTGTGTGTGCAACAAAAACCTATTGATAGGCCTAATATGTCTTCTGTTATTCTAATGTTGAGCGGTGAGAAAGTGTTGCCTCAACCCAAACCACCAGCCTATTTCACCAACACAGATTTGTGGGAGGGATATCATTCCCCCTTTTCTAAGACACCATCATGCAATACAAGCATAACAGCTGTCGAGGCGCGATGA